Proteins encoded in a region of the Methanobrevibacter millerae genome:
- a CDS encoding CPBP family intramembrane glutamic endopeptidase — MTEKNKISEFITFPTTFENYKWYKPILVFIVTAIMYLILNGIITLIFYAIFGQNMISSIVFGGYEVMNTEAGQIYSDLGIIIILPALYVATKVIKDRPLSSYASSRGGFNYRLYFKALLIPIIIYVIFEIINIFTVGIKGTNHFSIPFFIVCLILVPLQCISEEFAFRGLIMQSIGSWVKIPVLTIVIQAIIFAALHGYNNLGVLIIFISGLVMGFFAWKTNGIEISSAVHTINNLSSALAVMFGLEMTTSTISTTDTILGIIMEVVIFVIMYLAITKTDWFSEINEPV; from the coding sequence ATGACAGAAAAAAATAAAATATCTGAATTTATTACATTTCCGACAACATTTGAAAACTACAAATGGTATAAGCCAATACTAGTTTTCATTGTTACAGCAATAATGTATCTTATATTAAATGGTATTATTACATTAATCTTTTATGCAATATTTGGACAAAATATGATAAGTTCCATTGTGTTTGGCGGATATGAAGTAATGAATACAGAAGCAGGACAAATTTATAGTGATTTGGGAATTATCATTATACTCCCGGCACTCTATGTTGCAACAAAAGTCATAAAAGACAGACCTCTTTCATCATATGCATCCTCACGCGGAGGATTTAATTACAGACTTTACTTCAAGGCATTATTAATTCCAATTATCATATACGTAATCTTTGAAATAATAAACATTTTTACTGTTGGAATAAAAGGAACAAATCATTTTTCAATACCGTTCTTTATTGTATGCCTTATTTTAGTGCCTCTGCAGTGCATCTCTGAAGAATTTGCTTTCCGTGGTTTGATTATGCAAAGCATAGGATCATGGGTTAAAATACCTGTTCTGACAATTGTTATTCAGGCAATAATCTTTGCAGCATTACATGGTTACAATAACCTAGGAGTCCTCATTATTTTTATCTCAGGACTAGTTATGGGATTTTTCGCTTGGAAAACCAACGGTATAGAAATAAGCTCCGCAGTGCATACCATCAACAACTTAAGTTCAGCCCTCGCAGTTATGTTTGGACTTGAAATGACCACATCAACAATATCCACTACCGACACAATACTCGGAATCATTATGGAAGTAGTGATATTTGTTATAATGTATCTTGCAATTACAAAAACAGACTGGTTCAGTGAAATCAATGAACCTGTATGA
- a CDS encoding CPBP family intramembrane glutamic endopeptidase → MTEKSDFITLPASFENYKWYKPILVIIATIVMFAIFSGILIAVFSSIYGWNFILSMTHGYEVMNTEMGQIFTDLAVIILIPSLFVATKIVKDRPFSSYSSSRGGWNYKLYFKAMIIPFIIYIIFEAISLAINGAKGTNHFSLLFLFICIVLVPLQCIAEEYIFRGLIMQSFGSWFKNPILVLVIQAIIFAAAHGYNSLGIFEVFVSGLVMGFFAWKTNGLEVGAALHTVNNMIVALTVMFGLEMTSSTAKLNDVILAIVLEIILFAVMYYVGQKTNWFGEIEN, encoded by the coding sequence ATGACAGAAAAATCAGATTTTATTACATTACCGGCATCATTTGAAAACTACAAATGGTATAAGCCGATTCTTGTTATAATTGCAACCATAGTAATGTTTGCAATATTTAGTGGAATACTAATAGCTGTATTCAGTTCAATCTATGGATGGAACTTCATATTGTCCATGACTCATGGCTATGAGGTTATGAATACCGAAATGGGACAGATATTCACTGATTTAGCCGTAATCATCCTGATTCCATCACTATTTGTCGCCACAAAAATCGTGAAAGACAGACCGTTTTCATCATACTCCTCTTCACGTGGAGGATGGAACTACAAGCTCTATTTCAAAGCTATGATAATTCCATTTATCATATACATAATCTTTGAAGCGATAAGCCTCGCCATTAATGGTGCAAAAGGAACAAATCATTTTTCATTGCTGTTTCTTTTCATATGCATTGTACTGGTGCCTTTGCAGTGTATTGCTGAAGAATACATATTCCGTGGTTTAATAATGCAGTCATTCGGATCATGGTTTAAAAATCCTATTTTAGTACTAGTCATCCAAGCCATAATCTTTGCAGCAGCACACGGATACAACAGCTTAGGAATCTTTGAAGTATTTGTTTCAGGTCTTGTTATGGGATTCTTTGCATGGAAAACCAACGGTCTAGAAGTAGGTGCAGCACTGCATACTGTAAACAACATGATTGTTGCATTGACAGTGATGTTTGGACTTGAAATGACCTCATCAACAGCAAAATTAAATGACGTCATATTAGCAATAGTTTTGGAAATAATACTTTTCGCTGTAATGTATTATGTGGGCCAGAAAACCAACTGGTTCGGCGAAATTGAAAATTAA
- the tnpA gene encoding IS200/IS605 family transposase, with protein MSSNLNRNQHSVYILTYHLVLVIKYRRKVINEDIFDSLMVIFDNIGFKYGIQVKEANWEVDHIHILFEAKPSTNLVKFINSYKSASSRIIKKQYPVLKKSLWKGAFWKTGYFITTTGGANIETIRQYIERQREK; from the coding sequence ATGAGCAGTAATTTGAATAGGAATCAGCATTCAGTATACATATTAACTTATCATTTAGTATTGGTGATTAAATATCGTAGAAAGGTAATTAATGAAGATATATTCGATTCATTAATGGTTATTTTTGATAATATTGGTTTTAAATATGGTATTCAAGTTAAAGAAGCGAATTGGGAGGTTGATCATATTCATATTTTATTTGAAGCCAAACCAAGTACAAATTTGGTTAAATTCATTAATTCTTATAAAAGTGCAAGTAGCAGAATAATAAAGAAACAATATCCAGTTTTAAAAAAGAGTTTATGGAAAGGTGCATTTTGGAAAACAGGTTATTTTATTACAACAACTGGTGGAGCAAATATTGAAACAATCCGTCAGTATATTGAACGACAACGAGAAAAATAA
- a CDS encoding RNA-guided endonuclease TnpB family protein, with protein MSSRIDENNYHGGEQDVTEAIKIRLYPTDEQKKIINQNIGNRGFIWNKMLVKIKYENVKPTQKTLNNILKELRSEYPFLEKSESSSRQQVYRDLIKAYNKHKKEGAGFPKFKSEKNPNISFRIQANNNNIHLNERKNRIQIPKIGKIKFKTSKEHKQKIQESKINNITIKHENGIYTGIININTNHTPLEHSFEAVGIDIGIRRPLTCSNGLKIEEFDLTREEKNVKYYQREMSKKQPGSKRYRIAQKRYWKALNKKINKKNDQYHKITHHIVKNNQVIALETLNIKGWFKNKHWAPKLQRISLYEILRQLKYKSERNNRKIIQVGRFFPSSQKCSNCGYQYHDLGLSEEEWICPECGKHHDRDLNASINIKNEGLRLIREKIIKTISYWDCHGLRCAGIGSKVLTFHSTRGMLKNRESPTS; from the coding sequence ATGTCAAGTCGTATTGATGAAAATAACTATCATGGGGGAGAACAAGATGTAACTGAAGCAATCAAGATTAGATTATATCCTACCGATGAGCAGAAAAAGATAATTAATCAAAATATTGGAAATAGGGGCTTTATTTGGAATAAAATGCTTGTAAAAATCAAATATGAAAATGTGAAACCAACACAGAAAACATTAAACAATATCCTTAAAGAACTAAGAAGTGAATATCCGTTCCTTGAAAAAAGCGAATCCAGCAGCCGGCAACAGGTTTACCGGGATCTTATAAAAGCATATAATAAACATAAAAAAGAAGGTGCTGGATTTCCCAAGTTCAAATCAGAAAAAAATCCTAATATTTCATTTAGAATACAAGCCAACAACAATAACATCCACTTAAATGAACGAAAAAACAGAATACAAATACCAAAAATTGGTAAAATCAAATTCAAAACCAGCAAAGAACATAAACAAAAAATACAGGAATCCAAAATCAACAACATAACAATCAAACACGAAAACGGCATATACACAGGAATAATAAACATCAACACAAATCATACTCCCTTGGAACACAGTTTTGAAGCAGTAGGCATTGACATAGGCATCAGAAGACCATTAACCTGTAGCAACGGTTTAAAAATCGAAGAATTTGATTTAACACGAGAAGAAAAAAACGTTAAATATTATCAGCGTGAAATGAGCAAAAAACAACCGGGAAGCAAACGATATCGTATAGCTCAAAAAAGATACTGGAAAGCATTGAACAAGAAAATCAACAAGAAAAACGACCAATATCACAAAATCACACACCATATAGTAAAAAACAATCAGGTAATAGCACTAGAAACACTAAACATAAAAGGATGGTTTAAAAATAAGCATTGGGCTCCAAAATTACAACGCATATCATTATACGAGATACTAAGACAATTAAAATACAAATCAGAGCGTAACAATCGTAAAATAATTCAAGTGGGAAGATTTTTCCCTTCAAGCCAAAAATGCAGCAACTGCGGATACCAATATCATGATTTAGGATTAAGTGAAGAAGAATGGATCTGTCCGGAATGTGGAAAACATCATGATAGAGACTTAAACGCAAGTATTAATATAAAAAATGAAGGATTAAGATTAATCCGAGAAAAAATAATAAAGACAATTTCATATTGGGATTGTCATGGCCTGCGGTGCGCGGGTATCGGCTCGAAAGTATTAACATTCCACTCAACAAGGGGCATGTTAAAAAATCGAGAATCCCCAACTTCTTAA
- a CDS encoding ATP-binding protein has protein sequence MNSKPLFLHNNLDEYFYNRKEDIKKLKYQIDSLNYSLPQQILLTGYRGVGKTYLLKKIMTEIEPNIICTYIDIAKLYARTKEELTIETVLIELLKEMNQNIQANNYKNKYKAKITELINNLKLKKYDFHDITTILDMPIPKTETNYGKLSQFVMEFPQKIVDELDELNGFVIIIDEFQMLRKINHLDKFFWLIRSYNQTQHNVSYIFTGSISRSSDIINELNGESGAFGGRLQQITINPFSKEETKAYFKDKMSEIKFTEEGFERFYKCTRGIPLYINSFYNVMDSNQIYTPEIVKKTFFTNMEQILIMWIKIWSSLNNNEKNIVEQLVEEDSLTWSELLKKTNISRGTFNKYLTSLKDKGIISYRNKKYSIEDEMLKTWLNYEKEVYGIYPL, from the coding sequence ATGAATTCAAAACCATTATTTTTACACAACAATTTAGATGAATATTTCTACAACAGAAAAGAAGATATCAAAAAACTCAAATACCAAATAGATTCCCTAAATTACTCCTTACCCCAACAGATATTATTAACCGGATACAGGGGAGTAGGAAAAACCTATCTTCTAAAAAAAATAATGACCGAAATAGAACCCAATATAATATGCACATACATTGATATCGCAAAACTTTATGCACGAACAAAGGAAGAATTAACAATAGAAACAGTGCTTATAGAACTATTAAAAGAAATGAATCAAAACATACAAGCAAATAACTACAAAAATAAGTACAAAGCAAAAATAACTGAATTAATTAATAACCTAAAACTCAAAAAATATGATTTCCATGACATAACCACCATACTAGACATGCCCATACCTAAAACTGAAACCAACTACGGAAAATTAAGTCAATTTGTAATGGAGTTTCCTCAAAAAATAGTAGATGAACTGGATGAATTAAATGGATTCGTAATAATCATAGATGAATTCCAAATGTTAAGAAAAATAAATCATCTTGACAAATTCTTTTGGTTAATTCGAAGTTACAACCAAACACAACATAATGTGAGCTACATATTTACCGGATCAATATCAAGAAGTTCAGATATTATAAACGAATTAAATGGTGAAAGCGGAGCATTTGGTGGAAGATTACAACAAATAACAATTAATCCATTCAGTAAAGAAGAAACAAAAGCATACTTTAAAGACAAAATGAGCGAAATAAAATTCACAGAAGAAGGATTCGAAAGATTTTACAAATGCACAAGAGGAATACCATTATATATAAACAGTTTTTACAATGTAATGGACAGCAATCAAATATACACACCAGAAATAGTTAAAAAAACATTTTTCACAAACATGGAACAAATCCTAATAATGTGGATAAAAATTTGGAGCAGCTTAAACAACAACGAAAAAAACATAGTCGAACAATTAGTTGAAGAAGATTCACTAACCTGGAGCGAATTACTAAAAAAAACAAATATTTCAAGAGGAACATTTAATAAATATCTAACAAGCCTCAAAGATAAAGGAATAATAAGTTACAGAAACAAAAAATATTCAATCGAAGATGAAATGCTTAAAACATGGTTAAACTATGAAAAAGAAGTATATGGAATTTATCCATTATAA
- a CDS encoding S-layer family protein: MKYKKIMFMLVLAVFLLSITCVSASEIDDTLASEDTNTIGLSVDKDIIEDNLQTSEENDELASTDYDEAIAQTDTEVLGADSATYFDLAEEIGQPGNINLIHKNYTYDGGEPITILEDNKVIDGNGAVIDMNGSTIRAFYISGSGVTIKNLTIKNVNSDGGGGAIYFYSTGTVTNCNFTDNIASIGGAITMYSGTVTNCNFTGNTATVNGGAVYFNSTGNVTNCNFTGNTATVNGSAVFFYSTGNVTNCNFTNNTANRDGGAVYFNSNGEVTNCNFTGNTANRDGGAVYFNSNGEVTNCNFTNNKATGTGTYDGGGAVHLQGTGTVTNCNFTNNTANREGGAVYFFNQGTVSNCNFTGNTANRYGGAVYFQSTSTVANCNFTGNTATGDGGAVFFNGKGDVANCNFTNNKATGDGGAVFFNGKGDVTNCNFTNNKATGTDSRGGAITMSFGTVTNCNFTNNTATSNGGAIISGTGTVANCNFVNNSATGEGSWGGAIRMYSGTVTNCNFTGNTAGEGGAVYFFNTGSVSNCNFTDNSAYRGGAVYFNETGTVSNCNFTDNSAYRGGAVYFQSTGNVTNCNFTNNTATGDGGAVYFNETGTVTNCNFTGNTATYKGGAVYFTSTGNVTNCNFTNNTANDDGGAVYFNDNGDVTNCNFINNTASSHGGAIWISSGRVENCNFTDNRATGDGGAIRFSSSSSTVSNCNFTHNSANHGSAVYFDNSGRIENCNLFNNSATRTGGAIYFRGSNAFVTNCNLVDNRAIGSDGGGAIWMNSGKIVNCNFTNNNAFGDDGGAVVLFAGDVENCNFINNQAINGNGGAIWMSTGSVTNSNFVNHNASYNGGAIWMGSGKIDNCNFTGNNATAGSAIFIYSTSDSKNVSNSCFLNNRANAENLDVTINENNIITITFTGNDNLLNAIYSNGDVDFSNVTYWGANRIANTDDSPVVRSKNEAGQNITVVGVVNGNIMNITKVTDSDGKFVLEDIVGDYCIIVRHNTDSYYTEAEKISTNMKLYANVTPQTTNNRTVNITAKSNIPNEVINGKLLFILLDGTADGMVIEANYSGNGTWWAKYTFADYGEYKVNATYVGLDNVTINNGTITINKVNSTITLDDVTLDYGESKNVTVTTTGATGIKANINGTNVTVINNYTILISDLAAGNYTLTVTTIPDKDHNPVTATSKITINKVESTLTVDNIEFDYNSEGSCDVSFTGASQVIANVVNQSSAVVSVNGKKITVSGLAAGTYTLNVTTVPDENHTAVTETAGITVNKINSTLTLEDVELDYGESKNITVAAEGATGITGKIDGVDVTVNNYTIPISGLGAGNYTLTVTTIADKNHNPITKEANITVNKLSTEIILANETLDLKVGDEVPVLVNLTPAGAGNLTFTSSDEDIVFVEDNVTIVANSQGQAIITVSFAGNENYTAAENKTITVNVALNDASVSVENDTLNLKVDETYAINATIKPDTILLKIKYTSSNESVATVDKNGIVTAVGEGTAIITLEVGDNEIYAKNSTTVTVNVKDNTVNVSASDLTKYYNGPESFVVIVTDSRNNPLANQSVIINVAGVNYTRTTDVNGTASIAISLISGQYNVTTIVGNNTVYSKITVLSTVNATDLVKVFRNATQFYATFKDSQGNYLADGTMVRFNINGVMYDRKISGNNGLAKLNINLEQGQYIITSMNLETGENAANNVTVISRLIENKELVKYYRNATQYTVKVIGDDGNPVGAGESVTFNINGVMYTRQTNGSGIAKLNINLHPGDYIITAEYKDCRVSNNIKVLPVLTADDLTKKYGTPDQFIATLVDGQGKPYAEQRVQFNINGVLYNRVTDSSGQAKLNIRLMPGKYVITSSYNGTNIANTITISA, from the coding sequence ATGAAATACAAGAAAATAATGTTCATGCTGGTGCTTGCTGTTTTTCTATTAAGTATAACTTGTGTTAGTGCAAGTGAAATAGATGATACTTTAGCAAGTGAGGATACAAATACTATTGGGTTATCCGTTGATAAGGATATTATTGAGGATAATCTGCAAACAAGTGAAGAAAACGATGAATTGGCTTCAACTGATTATGATGAGGCTATTGCGCAAACTGATACTGAGGTATTGGGTGCGGATTCAGCTACATATTTTGATTTGGCTGAAGAAATTGGCCAGCCAGGAAACATTAATTTAATCCATAAAAACTATACTTACGATGGGGGTGAACCCATTACTATCCTTGAGGACAATAAAGTCATTGATGGTAACGGTGCAGTCATTGACATGAACGGATCAACAATCAGGGCATTTTATATTAGTGGTTCAGGCGTAACAATTAAAAACCTAACCATTAAAAATGTTAATTCTGATGGTGGTGGAGGAGCAATTTACTTTTATAGTACTGGTACTGTGACAAATTGTAATTTTACTGATAACATTGCTTCAATTGGTGGTGCCATCACGATGTATTCTGGTACTGTGACAAATTGTAATTTTACTGGCAACACTGCAACTGTAAATGGTGGTGCAGTTTACTTCAACAGTACTGGTAATGTGACAAATTGTAATTTTACTGGCAACACTGCAACTGTAAATGGTAGTGCTGTTTTCTTCTACAGTACTGGTAATGTGACAAATTGTAATTTTACTAACAACACTGCAAATAGAGATGGTGGTGCAGTTTACTTCAATAGCAATGGTGAAGTGACAAATTGTAATTTTACTGGCAACACTGCAAATAGAGATGGTGGTGCTGTTTACTTCAATAGCAATGGTGAAGTGACAAATTGTAATTTTACTAACAACAAAGCAACTGGAACTGGCACTTATGATGGTGGTGGTGCAGTTCACCTCCAAGGTACTGGTACTGTGACAAATTGTAATTTTACTAACAACACTGCAAATAGAGAGGGTGGTGCAGTTTACTTCTTTAATCAAGGTACTGTGTCAAATTGTAATTTTACTGGCAACACTGCAAATAGATATGGTGGTGCAGTTTACTTCCAGAGTACTAGTACTGTGGCAAATTGTAATTTTACTGGCAACACTGCAACTGGAGATGGTGGTGCTGTTTTCTTTAATGGTAAGGGTGATGTGGCAAATTGTAATTTTACTAACAACAAAGCAACTGGAGATGGTGGTGCTGTTTTCTTTAATGGTAAGGGTGATGTGACAAATTGTAATTTTACTAACAACAAAGCAACTGGTACTGACTCTCGGGGTGGTGCTATCACGATGTCTTTTGGTACTGTGACAAATTGTAATTTTACTAACAACACCGCAACATCTAATGGTGGTGCAATTATTAGTGGCACAGGTACTGTGGCAAATTGTAATTTTGTTAATAACTCTGCAACTGGTGAAGGCAGTTGGGGTGGTGCCATCAGGATGTATTCTGGTACTGTGACAAATTGTAATTTTACTGGCAACACTGCTGGTGAGGGTGGTGCAGTTTACTTCTTTAATACGGGTAGTGTGTCAAATTGTAATTTTACTGACAACTCTGCTTATCGTGGAGGTGCAGTTTACTTTAATGAGACTGGTACTGTGTCAAATTGTAATTTTACTGACAACTCTGCTTATCGTGGAGGTGCAGTTTACTTCCAGAGTACTGGTAATGTGACAAATTGTAATTTTACTAACAACACTGCAACTGGAGATGGTGGTGCAGTTTACTTTAATGAGACTGGTACTGTGACAAATTGTAATTTTACTGGCAACACTGCAACCTATAAGGGTGGTGCAGTTTACTTCACTAGTACTGGTAATGTGACAAATTGTAATTTTACTAACAACACTGCAAATGATGATGGTGGTGCAGTTTACTTTAATGATAATGGTGATGTGACAAATTGTAATTTTATTAATAATACTGCTTCCAGTCATGGAGGTGCTATTTGGATATCTTCCGGCCGTGTAGAAAATTGTAATTTTACTGATAACAGAGCAACAGGTGACGGGGGCGCAATTAGGTTCAGTTCTTCAAGCAGTACTGTGTCAAATTGTAATTTTACTCATAACTCTGCTAATCATGGTAGTGCCGTTTACTTTGACAATTCAGGCCGTATTGAGAATTGTAATCTTTTTAATAACAGTGCAACAAGAACTGGAGGGGCAATTTACTTTAGGGGCAGTAATGCTTTTGTGACAAATTGTAATCTTGTTGACAACAGGGCAATTGGTAGTGATGGTGGTGGTGCTATCTGGATGAATTCAGGAAAAATAGTAAATTGTAATTTTACCAACAACAATGCTTTTGGTGATGATGGTGGTGCTGTTGTGTTGTTTGCTGGTGATGTTGAAAATTGTAATTTTATCAACAACCAAGCAATCAACGGCAATGGTGGTGCTATCTGGATGTCAACTGGCAGTGTAACAAATTCTAATTTTGTTAACCATAATGCTAGCTATAATGGTGGTGCTATCTGGATGGGTTCTGGTAAAATAGACAATTGTAATTTTACAGGCAATAATGCGACTGCCGGTTCTGCAATTTTCATATACAGTACATCAGACTCTAAAAATGTTTCCAATTCCTGTTTTTTAAACAATAGAGCAAATGCAGAAAATCTAGATGTTACTATAAATGAAAATAATATCATTACAATTACTTTCACAGGTAATGATAATCTTTTAAATGCAATTTATTCTAATGGAGATGTTGATTTTTCCAATGTGACTTATTGGGGAGCGAATAGAATTGCAAACACTGATGATTCTCCTGTAGTCAGGTCCAAAAATGAAGCCGGTCAAAACATCACTGTGGTTGGAGTTGTCAATGGCAATATCATGAATATAACTAAAGTCACAGATTCAGATGGTAAATTTGTTCTAGAAGATATTGTTGGTGATTATTGCATTATTGTTCGCCATAATACAGATTCTTACTATACTGAAGCTGAAAAAATAAGTACAAACATGAAATTATATGCAAATGTTACTCCTCAGACAACCAACAACAGGACAGTAAACATCACTGCAAAGTCCAACATTCCAAATGAAGTCATAAATGGTAAATTACTATTTATCTTACTAGATGGTACTGCCGATGGCATGGTAATTGAAGCAAATTATTCAGGTAATGGTACCTGGTGGGCTAAATATACATTTGCTGATTATGGTGAATATAAAGTCAATGCAACCTATGTTGGACTTGACAATGTCACTATCAACAATGGAACTATAACAATCAATAAAGTCAATTCAACAATAACACTTGATGATGTTACTTTAGATTATGGCGAATCCAAAAATGTTACTGTAACAACTACCGGAGCCACTGGAATCAAAGCTAATATCAATGGAACTAATGTTACTGTGATTAATAATTATACTATTCTGATTTCTGATTTAGCTGCAGGAAACTACACATTAACCGTTACAACAATCCCTGATAAGGATCATAATCCTGTAACCGCAACATCTAAAATTACTATAAATAAAGTAGAATCCACATTAACAGTTGATAATATCGAATTTGATTATAATAGTGAAGGTTCTTGTGATGTTTCTTTCACTGGTGCAAGTCAAGTTATTGCTAATGTTGTTAATCAGTCTTCTGCTGTTGTTAGTGTAAATGGTAAAAAGATTACTGTTTCTGGTTTGGCTGCTGGAACTTATACTTTGAATGTTACTACAGTTCCTGATGAAAACCATACTGCTGTAACAGAAACCGCTGGAATTACTGTTAATAAAATTAACTCTACTTTAACATTAGAGGATGTTGAATTGGATTATGGTGAAAGTAAAAACATTACTGTGGCTGCTGAAGGAGCAACAGGTATTACTGGTAAGATTGATGGCGTTGATGTAACTGTCAATAATTATACTATTCCAATTTCAGGTTTAGGTGCAGGAAATTACACATTGACTGTAACAACAATAGCTGACAAAAATCACAATCCAATAACTAAAGAAGCCAACATCACTGTAAATAAATTATCTACTGAAATCATTTTAGCTAATGAAACACTCGATTTAAAAGTAGGTGATGAGGTCCCTGTTTTAGTGAATTTAACTCCTGCAGGTGCAGGTAATTTGACTTTCACATCCAGTGATGAGGATATTGTTTTTGTTGAAGATAATGTAACTATTGTTGCTAATAGTCAAGGTCAAGCAATTATTACAGTCAGTTTTGCCGGTAATGAAAATTATACTGCTGCTGAAAATAAGACAATAACCGTTAATGTCGCATTAAACGACGCTAGTGTCAGTGTTGAAAATGATACTTTGAATTTAAAAGTTGATGAAACATACGCAATTAATGCAACTATAAAACCGGATACAATATTGCTTAAAATTAAGTACACATCCAGTAATGAATCTGTTGCCACTGTAGATAAAAATGGTATTGTTACCGCTGTGGGTGAAGGTACAGCAATCATTACCCTTGAAGTTGGTGATAATGAAATCTATGCTAAAAACTCAACAACTGTTACAGTTAACGTTAAAGATAACACAGTAAATGTCTCTGCTTCGGATTTAACTAAATATTATAATGGACCTGAAAGCTTTGTTGTCATTGTCACTGATTCTAGGAATAATCCTTTGGCTAATCAGTCTGTAATCATTAATGTTGCTGGCGTTAACTATACCAGAACAACTGATGTGAATGGTACTGCAAGCATAGCCATCAGTTTAATCAGCGGACAATATAACGTAACCACAATAGTCGGCAATAATACCGTCTATTCAAAGATCACTGTCTTGTCTACTGTTAATGCAACTGATTTGGTTAAAGTTTTCAGAAATGCAACACAGTTCTATGCAACATTTAAGGACTCCCAAGGAAATTACCTCGCTGATGGGACAATGGTAAGATTCAACATCAACGGTGTAATGTATGACCGCAAAATCTCAGGAAATAACGGTCTTGCCAAATTAAACATTAATCTTGAACAGGGTCAATATATCATCACATCAATGAATCTTGAAACAGGTGAAAATGCTGCAAACAATGTTACTGTAATTTCAAGACTCATAGAAAACAAAGAATTGGTCAAATACTACAGAAACGCAACACAATACACTGTTAAAGTCATTGGTGATGATGGTAATCCTGTTGGTGCTGGTGAGAGTGTGACATTTAACATCAATGGTGTTATGTATACTCGTCAAACTAATGGATCTGGTATTGCTAAATTAAACATTAATCTGCATCCTGGTGATTACATAATCACTGCTGAATATAAAGATTGCAGAGTATCCAACAATATTAAAGTATTGCCTGTTTTAACTGCAGATGACTTAACTAAAAAGTACGGCACTCCAGATCAGTTCATTGCAACTCTTGTTGACGGCCAGGGAAAACCTTATGCTGAACAAAGGGTTCAATTCAACATAAACGGTGTTTTATACAATAGGGTAACTGACTCTTCAGGTCAGGCTAAGTTAAACATTCGTTTGATGCCTGGAAAATATGTTATAACTTCCAGTTATAATGGTACAAACATTGCAAACACTATAACAATATCTGCCTAA